One genomic segment of Pedobacter endophyticus includes these proteins:
- a CDS encoding mechanosensitive ion channel family protein — MNIPEFQTLFGELRNWLESIGLTGATLIYSYFFTGLISVILFLYLTIFLTRQLFIAIVKSAKTRPDWQKALFEFRVFRAFAIIFGAYIVYNVVPFVFIDFKTGLFYALIVAKIYIVLAVMFAVNAFLNAVVSIMESLKKYADKPIRSYKQVAKIVFYIVGFVLILSIILNQSPVYIFGGFGAVTAVFILVFRDPILGFVASVQMSAIDLVRIGDWITVEKYGADGEVTEINLTTIKVRNWDKTVTIVPSYAIVSESFKNWRAMEESEGRRIKRHINIKISSIKFCDEELINRLKSIDFLKEYLNQTQQQIAEFNAENTVNPNNLVNGRHMTNIGTFRVYAEKYLESNPYINTSLTFMVRQLQATENGLPIEVYVFSKEKGLKKFEEVAADIFDHLLAAVPYFDLEIFQSPSGSDIRSFVGRANDWA, encoded by the coding sequence ATGAACATCCCTGAGTTTCAAACCCTATTTGGCGAACTTAGAAACTGGCTGGAGAGCATAGGTCTTACTGGCGCAACGTTAATTTACTCTTACTTTTTTACCGGCCTAATTAGCGTTATACTTTTTCTTTACCTCACCATATTTTTAACCCGACAACTTTTTATAGCCATTGTAAAAAGTGCTAAAACGCGGCCCGACTGGCAGAAAGCACTTTTCGAATTCAGGGTTTTTAGAGCGTTTGCCATAATTTTTGGTGCTTACATTGTTTACAATGTAGTGCCTTTTGTTTTTATCGATTTTAAGACCGGGCTTTTCTATGCGCTCATTGTTGCCAAAATTTACATCGTACTGGCTGTGATGTTTGCTGTAAATGCGTTTTTGAATGCGGTGGTTTCTATAATGGAATCTTTAAAGAAATATGCCGATAAACCCATCAGGAGTTATAAACAGGTTGCAAAAATCGTTTTTTACATCGTTGGCTTTGTATTAATTCTTTCCATCATCTTAAACCAATCGCCAGTATATATTTTTGGTGGTTTCGGTGCCGTAACGGCCGTATTTATCCTCGTTTTTCGCGATCCGATTTTAGGCTTTGTAGCCTCCGTACAAATGAGTGCAATAGATTTAGTGCGCATTGGCGATTGGATTACCGTAGAGAAATATGGTGCCGACGGCGAGGTAACGGAAATTAACCTCACAACTATTAAAGTTAGAAACTGGGATAAAACGGTAACCATTGTTCCCAGTTACGCAATCGTAAGCGAATCGTTTAAAAACTGGCGGGCAATGGAAGAAAGCGAGGGCAGAAGGATTAAGCGTCACATCAACATTAAGATTTCCAGTATTAAGTTTTGCGATGAGGAACTCATCAACCGGTTAAAAAGCATCGATTTTTTAAAGGAATACCTTAACCAAACTCAACAACAAATAGCCGAATTTAATGCCGAAAATACCGTTAACCCAAACAATTTGGTAAATGGCCGTCACATGACGAATATTGGTACTTTTAGAGTTTATGCAGAGAAATATTTAGAAAGCAATCCATACATCAACACCAGTTTAACCTTTATGGTTCGCCAGTTGCAGGCTACCGAAAACGGACTTCCGATCGAAGTTTATGTATTTTCAAAAGAAAAAGGGTTGAAAAAGTTTGAAGAAGTTGCCGCCGATATTTTTGATCATTTACTTGCGGCCGTTCCTTATTTCGATTTAGAAATCTTCCAAAGCCCAAGCGGCAGTGATATTCGCAGCTTTGTTGGCAGAGCGAACGATTGGGCTTAA
- the ispG gene encoding (E)-4-hydroxy-3-methylbut-2-enyl-diphosphate synthase, translating into MENISAKHRLDGSYCNSLTQYSRFLTREVKIGDVALGGHNPIRIQSMTTTDTMDTLGTVEQTIRMVKSGCEYVRITAPSIKEAENLANIKKELRYRGCDVPLIADIHFTPNAAEMAARIVEKVRVNPGNYADKKRFEDLEYTQDAYNAELERINKKFVPLIKICKEYGTAMRIGTNHGSLSDRIMSHYGDTPRGMVESAMEFIRMCEAENYYNLVISMKASNTQVMVQAYRLLVETMVKEGMNYPLHLGVTEAGDGEDGRIKSAVGIGTLLEDGLGDTIRVSLTEDPEFEAPVAKALADRYSSRRSEIGNPSLEFGIKNESAEINLEHLHLGLDTPNSELRTPNSELPTYSPYSYSRRITESVQHIGGHHHPVVLIDVSNENLKDPYFLNSVGYNYSAGLDKYNLADQACDLAFLGDNLPSFSFPGNLKQIYNYQTWLSLNDKNNCHPLFSLEEFGKADLKDESLNFVRVNAQLFGSTIEQLNSLSANLPTAVGITNVVLILETSAEHGMAEQRSFFVALQQQNIQVPVIIKRSYENLDADTLMLYAATDLGALLTDGFGDGVWIDAQGQNLALVNSTSFGILQATRTRISKTEYISCPSCGRTLFDLQETTQLIRSRTDHLKGIKIGIMGCIVNGPGEMADADYGYVGTGPDKITLYRGKEVVKKNVVTAYALDELIDIIKSDGNWIEKA; encoded by the coding sequence ATGGAAAACATATCGGCAAAGCATAGATTGGACGGTAGCTATTGCAACAGTTTAACGCAGTATTCAAGATTTTTAACGAGAGAAGTGAAGATTGGCGATGTTGCCCTTGGTGGCCATAACCCAATCCGCATTCAATCGATGACAACCACCGACACGATGGACACATTGGGCACCGTAGAGCAAACCATTCGCATGGTAAAATCGGGTTGCGAATACGTGCGCATAACTGCCCCAAGTATCAAAGAAGCCGAAAATTTAGCCAATATTAAAAAGGAACTTCGCTACCGCGGTTGTGATGTACCTTTAATTGCCGATATTCACTTTACACCAAATGCCGCTGAAATGGCCGCCAGGATTGTAGAAAAAGTTCGCGTAAATCCGGGCAATTATGCCGATAAAAAAAGGTTCGAAGACCTCGAATATACACAAGATGCTTACAACGCTGAGCTGGAGCGGATCAATAAAAAGTTTGTACCCTTAATCAAAATTTGCAAGGAATATGGTACTGCAATGCGAATAGGCACCAATCATGGTTCCCTTTCCGATCGCATTATGAGTCATTACGGCGATACACCCCGCGGAATGGTAGAATCGGCGATGGAGTTTATCCGCATGTGCGAGGCTGAAAACTATTACAATCTCGTTATTTCAATGAAAGCCAGTAATACGCAGGTAATGGTTCAGGCGTACCGTTTACTGGTAGAAACCATGGTTAAAGAGGGCATGAATTACCCCTTGCACCTGGGCGTTACAGAGGCCGGGGATGGCGAAGACGGGCGGATTAAATCGGCCGTTGGAATCGGAACCCTGCTTGAAGATGGCCTGGGCGATACCATCCGTGTTTCACTAACCGAAGACCCTGAGTTTGAAGCGCCAGTAGCTAAAGCCCTGGCTGATCGATATAGCTCGAGAAGATCGGAGATTGGAAATCCGAGCTTGGAGTTTGGAATTAAAAATGAGAGCGCCGAAATTAATCTTGAGCATTTACACTTAGGACTGGACACTCCCAACTCCGAACTTCGAACTCCGAACTCCGAACTCCCAACTTACAGCCCATATTCCTATTCCCGTCGAATAACAGAAAGCGTTCAGCACATCGGTGGGCATCACCATCCCGTAGTACTGATCGATGTTTCAAACGAAAACCTGAAAGATCCATACTTTTTAAATTCAGTAGGATACAATTATAGCGCCGGATTGGATAAATACAATCTTGCCGATCAGGCTTGCGATTTGGCTTTTTTGGGCGATAATTTGCCGTCATTCTCATTTCCCGGCAATTTAAAGCAGATTTACAATTATCAAACCTGGTTGAGCTTAAACGATAAAAACAATTGTCACCCGCTATTTTCTCTCGAAGAATTTGGCAAGGCAGATCTTAAAGATGAGTCGCTGAATTTTGTTCGGGTTAATGCTCAGCTATTCGGGTCAACAATTGAGCAATTGAACAGTTTATCAGCTAACCTCCCGACAGCTGTCGGGATTACCAATGTTGTGCTCATCCTCGAAACTTCCGCTGAACACGGCATGGCCGAGCAAAGGTCGTTTTTTGTTGCCTTACAACAACAGAACATCCAGGTTCCGGTAATCATCAAAAGAAGTTACGAAAATTTAGATGCAGACACCTTAATGCTTTATGCCGCAACCGATTTGGGCGCATTATTGACCGATGGTTTTGGGGACGGTGTATGGATTGATGCGCAGGGGCAAAATCTGGCCTTGGTAAACTCAACCAGCTTTGGCATTTTACAGGCAACCCGAACGCGGATAAGTAAAACGGAATACATCTCGTGCCCCAGCTGCGGAAGAACGCTATTTGATCTGCAAGAAACTACGCAGCTCATCCGCTCTCGAACCGATCATTTAAAGGGAATCAAAATCGGGATTATGGGTTGCATCGTAAACGGCCCTGGCGAAATGGCCGACGCTGATTACGGTTATGTGGGCACCGGCCCCGATAAAATTACCCTCTATCGTGGCAAAGAAGTAGTAAAGAAAAACGTAGTTACTGCCTATGCTTTAGATGAACTGATTGACATTATCAAAAGCGACGGAAATTGGATTGAGAAAGCGTAA